The window CCtacatacccatacccatacccaagTCAGTGGTAACTGATTTACCCCCGACTTGTCTCCTCCTCGATACACCCATGACTCCAAAACCTAGGTCTCTGTTAACAGAGAAGCAAAAGTTAAGGATCTTTCATGGCTATTGGAGGATTTGCTTCTAAAAAATTCCCCATGGttggattatatatttttttaatcgcaGTCTTATAAATTAGGATACCATCAGGGGTGTAGCCAgaaaaatgttatacaaaattccttaaatttattatgaaattaaaatttcaatggcTACGCACCTGAATAGTTGATTGTtattggttaaaaataaaaaaattttgataaaataagattttgttttattttttaaattttgtacatttgaaaaatattattgaccctgcatttaaaaaaaatttgtacctgaaaaaaaaagaaaagaaatgtttattaaaatgatttaggatttaattaaaacatgtatGACGtcataatacaaattaaaaatgtcaggttttagtaattttacttttccgctgttaattatttaaatatgttaatttttgtggATCTTTGTGACAAATTATTGACTTTGAAACTTGAAagtgaattttaatttcttttatttattcaatcaaGGATATGCAAATTAGCAAACGGTATCAAGGAAAATAcgaactttttcttttaagtgcCAATTAATCTAAATTAGTATTCGAAGCCGTAGTAACTTTCGGTATTTAATATTGTGTTTAAACGTTCGACTTTCACTTTTTCCGATTTCGTTTTCAGAGAGTCACTTTTATTTCGAAAGTCCCAATTTTATTTGTCTAGTTTGATATAATTAACATGCAAAAATTCCGTTTTtgaaacaaactgaaaaattagGGCTTAGAATAATCTGCAATAATTGCAATATTTTGTTGTGGAAATTTAATGATCAAGAATTTTGGAAAGCACAataatttctacattttttcaAACAGTGTAATCCCATTGaagggtttttaattttttcgaataaaaaacgCTACTGTATTAGGTACTTTCTGTTTTAGTAAGaacaagattttaattttttggtcaaaTTCGGAGAATTCATACGTTTTTCCGCGAGAAATGACAAATCGACTAAAATCCTTAGATGTTCCAACTTATACGACAAAtttttcctcgattttttcatgaaaaggtaaaaattattgtaccagaaaaatttgttgCCACAAGGAAATTTCTATTCGCTTTAGGAATATTTTGTCTCCCTTTTAAATCATAGTTTCaaggaaaaattttcttgattcaaGCAATTATTTTAAGTCTGAGAAACCCTTTTTTCTGTCtatataaagaattatttatttttcggtTAAATTCGGAGAATTCATACAATTTTCCGCGAGACACATCACGAAATTCGAAAATTCTAGTGCAAAATTGGAGAAATGGCAAATCTATTAAAATCTTTTGGTGTTCCTAATTATACGACTGATCTTTCTTTTCTCcttgaatttttcatgaagaggtatacaaattatttgtaccaGAAAAGTTTTATTGCCACAAGGAAATTTCTGCtcgttttaagaatattttgtgTCTCTTTTAAATCCTTGTTTCAaggaataattttcttaaataagtcCGAGAAATCCttttagaaaaactattttgccaaatttataaaaaatgtgccAAATATTAAGTgatcaaatacatttttcatattttttgccaTTTTCAGCCACAACACAGAATTTTTATCATGTTTTCCGATCCGAGactatatacaaattttcaaaacacgTGTATGTAATCATGTTAATATCATCACATAACTTGCGTATACATTCTAGGAAACTTTTTAGGCATTTCTAAGAGATTTGAAAGTATTTGAACTTACATGAATAGTTTTACCAAACTCCACCATGGCCGTAGGCAGATGCATAGCCTGATGAATAACCTGAAGAGTAACCATAACTGCTTCCATAACCTCCATGACCATAACCTCCATATACTACTGGAGTACTAACGTATGTTACAGATGATGGGTAAGAGTGATGGTAGTGATGAACTTGAGATGGTGCATAATAGCTACCTCCATAACTTCCATGTCCATAACCATATCCACTTCCGTATCCATAACCTCCGTAAGATTTGGCACCATATGCAGCAGCTCCTAAGCCTCCTAATACCAAAGCTTTTTTAGCTA is drawn from Chrysoperla carnea chromosome X, inChrCarn1.1, whole genome shotgun sequence and contains these coding sequences:
- the LOC123302786 gene encoding keratin-associated protein 6-2-like codes for the protein MLPQTLVAFFAIIGLALAGTEILNPVENNGPTPFTETGVQPEQTRAKRFLGTKLLLGAGAAGLAGAAIGGGLVAKKALVLGGLGAAAYGAKSYGGYGYGSGYGYGHGSYGGSYYAPSQVHHYHHSYPSSVTYVSTPVVYGGYGHGGYGSSYGYSSGYSSGYASAYGHGGVW